AACAGAACTGGCGGGATGCATTTGTGTTTACCGATGGTTTCTGGCGACTCGGTACTGATGTATTCGCCAACGGCTTCCGGTATATAAACTGGTCTATTGACGTTCCTATGCTACTGCTCCAGCTAGTCATTGTCGTGGGTTTAACACAAAATCGTGCTATTTCCTACGGTAGCCAGTTGATTATTGGTGGATTGTTGATGATCTGGACTGGATACATTGGACAGTTTTATGAAATAACAAATCTGGCTTTGTTTTGCTTCTGGGGTATCGTCAGCACCGTGTTTTATATCTATATTCTCGTTGTACTTTGGGAATTGATTTCCAGAACAGTTGGTAATTTGCCCAGTCACGTACAGGGAATAATGCGGAATATTCGCTGGTATATTCTGATAACTTGGACTCTTTACCCCATTGCCTACGTATTGCCAGTATTATGGAGTACAGAATGGAGTATAGTAACTAGGCAGATTATTTTTATCTTTGCAGGTATAACCACCAAGGTAATCTACGGGGCTATTCTCACCTACATTGCTCGCCAGCGTAGTCAAGCAGACAATTATCAAGAGGCGATCGCTACTGTCGCTCTCCGTTCATCTATATCTTAGAAGCTTGCACCGAACAGAAAGCTTTCGACTATCCTGATTAACAACAGCAAAAACAGTCAATAACCCTACCCTGTACAAGGGTGGGGCGGCAAGATAGATCAACTCAAAAAGTAGCAATTGTAACTGGTGGAAATCGTGGTTTGGGATATGAAAGCGATCGCCAATTAGCAAAACAGGGTCAAAATTGGCTATGCCACGCAATCTATCACAGAAAATTGCTATAACTTCCTGAAATCACCAATAAAATGTGTGGGCTGATACAATATTTTCTAAATAACTATTATAGGCTTTTAAAACCCTTTACTTATACCCTTACGGCGGATATTTCCGCTAAAGAAGCACCAGAGCGATCGGGAATTACCCTAACAGGTGTCATGCACTTGTGAAATTATATGAGTAATTTTCTTCGCCCTGGTGATTTACTTATTTTTACTTGATTAAAATAAATCGCTCTGAAGCTGCAAAAATTAATATTTTGCCATCTTTTTATAAATTTTCACCTTTTTTACTATTACTAGGATTTTGAGATAATTTCCGTAGGCTTGCTTCCAACTCCGGCGATAACTCTAGAGGTAAATTTCCAGTACGGATATGCAAATCTCTCTGAGGAAAAGGAATTTGTATGTGATACTGCCTAAAAAGTTCTTCAATTCGGAAGTACAAATTGCTTTTAATTAAATATTGTTGACTAGGGTTCGCAGTCCAAACCATGAGTACGAAATTTAAGGAACTATCGCCAAACCCAATGAAAAAGATCGTCGGGGTGGGAATTGACAAAATTCCATTCTGCTCTTGAGCCGCTTCTAACAATGCCATTTTGACTGTAGTGACATTAGAACCGTAAGCCACACCAACCGGAATTCGGAGCCGCGAAACCGGATTCTTATAGCTCCAATTAATCACCTTATCTTCCAGAAAGCGGGAGTTGGGTACAATAATTGAAATTTGATCTAGCGTTCGTAATAGAGTACTCCGACCACCAATGCGCTCCACCGTACCTTCTATGTCACCAACTTCCACAAAATCGCCTACCTGAATTGGGCGCTCAAACAACAAAATCACACCACTACCAAAATTTTTAGCGATATCCTGAAAGCCAAAACCGATCCCTACCCCCAAAGCACTTGCCAGAATCGTGAGTGAACTTAAATCTAATCCCCAGACCTGTAATAATACAATTGCGCCAACGATAATAATTGTATATTTAGTGATAATTGCGATCGCTTCTTGAACACCCCTATCTATTCCCGTAAATTGTAAAATTCGAGTTCTCAAAAGGTTTGTTGCTGCACCAGCTAAAATCATTAGTCCTAATAACAGCGCTATCAAGACCAGCAAATAAATAACTGAATATTTACTTTGACCTAAAGTTAATATGGGAGATGTCAAAGTTTGAATCAATTGATTAGTAAAACGGTAGCTCCAAATGCGACTAATAGGTAATAAATTGGTAATGTAGAGAGTTACACTCACCCAAAGCCACATCCGCGCCGCCAGCAAGGTAAAATTAAATAATAAATTCAAAGCTGTGGACGAACTAGAATCTACTTCCGCCGCTTCCGGAGATAGGGGTAATCGTTGCAAAACTTCCTGTCGGGAACGTTTCCATAACCATCCTAAGAGCCTATGACCGACAAATGCTATGATCAAAAAGCTAATACTCAACAACAGGGAATTGCGAATAAACTCAATACTTCGCTCTTTCTGAGCTTGCTGTAATCCTTCATCCAATTGTATGCTCCAAGCTTCTGCTTGTTGTTGCGGAGAGTTATTATCCACTACATCTGCCTGGGTAACAGTCAGCAGATATTGTTGATTCACAATAATTATGGGCGATTTGTTAAGTTCCTCAATTCCTACCTCAACTGGTTCCTGAGATAAGACAATCTGACGCAGCCGGAAGTTAATCAAATCTGCCCTTTGTGCGGCCGTAAATTGCTCTGCGCTACCCACTTGAAACAGCAAACGACCGTCAATACTAACAGGTGCTTGCTCTGTTGCTAAAGCCGGCGCAACTATCAACAACAGGCTGAGAAGAATCAAAATCAGAATTTTAATTTTGGTAATCCATGAACGAATGAGGTTTGATGGTTGTCGAATACGTTTTCGAGTCATTGACTTTATTGGCTGAGTACAGATGCTTTAAGTGATAGCCCAGTTCATGAGCAGTCTCATTTCCAAAAAATGTGACTACGGTTTAACCGCAATCCACAATCAAGTTTTAGATTATTTG
The Nodularia sp. LEGE 06071 genome window above contains:
- a CDS encoding bacteriorhodopsin, with protein sequence MHLIKRLIPVAGISFIILILATQVQAFTVFEAGRFPEGINIENLFTYTPLQYAIVVNVFTLGFAAQAAGLIYFLATLRNVSPCYRMVSVLSAVVMVSAFLELFQLEQNWRDAFVFTDGFWRLGTDVFANGFRYINWSIDVPMLLLQLVIVVGLTQNRAISYGSQLIIGGLLMIWTGYIGQFYEITNLALFCFWGIVSTVFYIYILVVLWELISRTVGNLPSHVQGIMRNIRWYILITWTLYPIAYVLPVLWSTEWSIVTRQIIFIFAGITTKVIYGAILTYIARQRSQADNYQEAIATVALRSSIS
- a CDS encoding mechanosensitive ion channel family protein, whose product is MTRKRIRQPSNLIRSWITKIKILILILLSLLLIVAPALATEQAPVSIDGRLLFQVGSAEQFTAAQRADLINFRLRQIVLSQEPVEVGIEELNKSPIIIVNQQYLLTVTQADVVDNNSPQQQAEAWSIQLDEGLQQAQKERSIEFIRNSLLLSISFLIIAFVGHRLLGWLWKRSRQEVLQRLPLSPEAAEVDSSSSTALNLLFNFTLLAARMWLWVSVTLYITNLLPISRIWSYRFTNQLIQTLTSPILTLGQSKYSVIYLLVLIALLLGLMILAGAATNLLRTRILQFTGIDRGVQEAIAIITKYTIIIVGAIVLLQVWGLDLSSLTILASALGVGIGFGFQDIAKNFGSGVILLFERPIQVGDFVEVGDIEGTVERIGGRSTLLRTLDQISIIVPNSRFLEDKVINWSYKNPVSRLRIPVGVAYGSNVTTVKMALLEAAQEQNGILSIPTPTIFFIGFGDSSLNFVLMVWTANPSQQYLIKSNLYFRIEELFRQYHIQIPFPQRDLHIRTGNLPLELSPELEASLRKLSQNPSNSKKGENL